A part of Capsicum annuum cultivar UCD-10X-F1 chromosome 6, UCD10Xv1.1, whole genome shotgun sequence genomic DNA contains:
- the LOC107874587 gene encoding uncharacterized protein LOC107874587 — translation MYGASRMKRVTDPLDEKMKARIIGVTEKNGDLGFFSSGSEHSAHADDDVASPSFSDLVFGDPVNKEGDEASENDSDSEPDVSISDSINSIQERPSLVFQGEFDLYRNVIVSNVAKGMEAFSFFKTNKSMLQRNVMAYLRNLGYNAAICKTKWESSGGLSAGNYEFIDIIKSDSASRIITRYFIDLDFAAQFEIARPTIQYKQLLQSLPNIFVGNIDELKQILRTMSDAARRSLKSRGLTFPPWRKHRFMQNKWLSSYKRTINIMPTANSPALLSPLNQTVKCRTVGFHTTAVNGRALFPAAARTR, via the coding sequence atgtatggTGCTAGTAGAATGAAGAGAGTTACTGACCCGTTAGACGAGAAAATGAAGGCTCGAATCATTGGCGTTACCGAAAAAAATGGAGACCTCGGTTTCTTCAGCAGTGGCAGTGAACACAGTGCTCACGCTGATGATGATGTTGCTTCTCCTAGCTTCTCCGATCTCGTTTTCGGTGATCCTGTAAACAAAGAGGGAGACGAAGCTTCAGAAAATGATTCAGATTCTGAGCCGGATGTATCAATTAGCGATTCAATAAACAGTATTCAGGAAAGGCCGAGCCTTGTTTTTCAAGGTGAATTCGATTTGTACCGTAATGTCATTGTATCCAATGTCGCTAAGGGAATGGAAGCGTTTTCCTTCTTCAAAACGAATAAATCAATGCTTCAGAGGAATGTAATGGCATATTTAAGGAATTTAGGTTACAATGCCGCGATTTGCAAGACGAAATGGGAGAGCTCCGGTGGACTATCTGCTGGAAATTATGAGTTCATCGACATTATCAAATCGGATTCCGCCAGTAGAATCATCACTCGCTACTTCATCGATCTCGATTTCGCAGCACAGTTCGAGATCGCAAGGCCGACGATTCAATACAAACAATTATTACAGTCATTGCCGAATATATTTGTTGGAAATATCGATGAGCTAAAGCAGATATTGCGAACAATGAGCGATGCTGCGAGACGATCGTTGAAAAGCAGAGGCCTAACGTTTCCGCCATGGAGGAAGCACCGTTTCATGCAGAACAAATGGTTAAGTTCGTATAAAAGGACAATTAATATCATGCCGACGGCGAACTCGCCGGCGTTGTTGTCGCCGTTAAATCAGACGGTGAAGTGCAGGACCGTCGGGTTTCACACTACCGCCGTTAACGGCCGTGCGTTGTTTCCCGCGGCAGCCCGTACTAGGTGA